In Arcobacter ellisii, a genomic segment contains:
- a CDS encoding GDP-L-fucose synthase, with protein sequence MKTLTILGAGWLGFELANVLKNDFKIKVSSRTKDKLKIYEEEGFDSYILNEENLTFLDELLDTNYLFINFPPSKFEDYLSFLNKIYSSKKIKEIEKIIFISSTSIYPNIEGLFAEDYEINEPSSKIVFEAENLIKDKSDVIFRVAGLVGGSRYFGKRSANKVIEFPKTPINFVHRNDVINATKFVIDKNISGIFNLCSNTHPTKEEIYSFNSKKYGFEKPIFLESEKFLNRLIDGTKIEKEGFTYKYENPFEF encoded by the coding sequence ATGAAAACTTTAACTATTTTAGGAGCAGGTTGGTTAGGATTTGAACTAGCTAATGTTTTAAAAAATGATTTTAAAATAAAAGTTAGTTCAAGAACCAAAGATAAACTAAAAATATATGAAGAAGAGGGGTTTGATTCATATATTTTAAATGAAGAAAATCTTACTTTTTTAGATGAATTACTTGATACAAACTATCTATTTATAAATTTTCCTCCCTCAAAATTTGAAGATTATTTATCTTTTTTAAATAAAATTTATTCTTCTAAAAAAATAAAAGAGATAGAAAAAATCATATTTATAAGTTCAACCTCAATTTATCCAAATATTGAAGGTTTATTTGCTGAAGATTATGAAATAAATGAGCCTAGTTCAAAAATAGTTTTTGAAGCTGAAAATTTGATAAAAGATAAAAGTGATGTAATTTTTAGAGTTGCAGGGCTTGTTGGTGGAAGTAGATATTTTGGAAAAAGAAGTGCAAATAAAGTTATAGAGTTTCCCAAAACACCAATAAATTTTGTTCATAGAAATGATGTTATAAATGCTACAAAATTTGTAATTGATAAAAATATTTCTGGAATTTTTAATCTTTGTTCAAATACACATCCAACAAAAGAGGAAATTTATAGTTTTAATTCAAAAAAGTATGGTTTTGAAAAACCCATTTTTTTAGAAAGTGAAAAATTTTTAAATAGATTAATAGATGGAACTAAAATAGAAAAAGAAGGATTTACATATAAATATGAAAATCCTTTTGAGTTTTAG
- the upp gene encoding uracil phosphoribosyltransferase: MYKESTNVVVKHLVNRLRDVRTTSNEFRLTIEEISRILASEALNDFPTITQNINTWQGPLDVEVIEVQKLVLIPILRAGEPMLTGILRTLPYAKSGFLAMKRDEETSLSKLFYENIPNLENKTVILLDPMVATGGSLIDGIEYLKSKNAKKIITLNIIGSPYGVKKVTEAHPDVDMFIAQIDERLDENNYIRPGLGDAGDRAFNTH, encoded by the coding sequence ATGTATAAAGAAAGCACTAATGTAGTAGTTAAACATTTAGTTAATAGATTAAGAGATGTAAGAACAACTTCAAATGAATTTAGATTAACAATTGAAGAGATTTCAAGAATTTTAGCGTCAGAAGCTTTAAATGATTTCCCAACAATAACTCAAAATATAAATACTTGGCAAGGTCCACTTGATGTTGAAGTTATTGAAGTTCAAAAACTTGTTCTTATTCCAATTTTAAGAGCGGGTGAACCAATGCTTACAGGAATTTTAAGAACCCTACCTTATGCAAAAAGTGGATTTTTAGCAATGAAAAGAGATGAAGAGACATCTTTAAGTAAACTTTTTTATGAAAATATCCCAAATTTAGAAAATAAAACTGTAATTTTACTTGATCCAATGGTTGCAACTGGTGGTTCTTTAATTGATGGAATAGAATACTTAAAAAGTAAAAATGCTAAAAAAATTATAACTTTAAATATAATTGGTTCACCATATGGTGTAAAAAAAGTTACAGAAGCTCATCCTGATGTTGATATGTTTATAGCACAAATTGATGAAAGATTAGATGAAAATAACTACATAAGACCAGGTCTTGGAGATGCAGGAGATAGAGCTTTTAACACTCACTAA